One stretch of Fictibacillus sp. b24 DNA includes these proteins:
- a CDS encoding sporulation protein YpjB, with protein sequence MRRLGWAFMVLCMVFGLSMPAFASNHTEVKEWSEINELTSEIWELGKIERYEEAANVLKFTTENIVHIEDVVSLRPEQQRIVQNTLADALSSLQNPEWSKEKKLNKLTEVRLLVDALQTSYEPLWKKTGLMMLEPFITMEKGVSEDDSVAFHQAANLLLERYETVRPALMVDLSAEEVELLDEHVSYVDANRNHIMTDTAHQKKLETAAADFEALFFAKKDNSEPSLFWLIFSIGGIISSTLIYVGWRKYKGDQEDLRVPDKR encoded by the coding sequence ATGAGAAGGTTAGGATGGGCATTTATGGTTCTTTGTATGGTTTTTGGACTTTCTATGCCAGCATTTGCATCAAATCATACAGAAGTAAAAGAGTGGTCTGAAATTAATGAGCTAACGAGTGAGATCTGGGAGCTTGGTAAAATAGAACGATATGAAGAAGCGGCAAACGTCTTAAAGTTTACTACAGAAAACATTGTGCACATAGAAGATGTCGTATCCTTACGGCCAGAACAGCAGCGTATTGTTCAAAATACTTTGGCTGATGCCCTATCATCTCTTCAAAATCCTGAGTGGTCCAAAGAGAAAAAATTAAACAAACTAACTGAGGTTAGATTATTAGTAGACGCCCTTCAGACGAGTTATGAGCCATTGTGGAAAAAAACTGGACTGATGATGCTTGAACCATTTATTACGATGGAAAAAGGGGTCAGCGAAGATGATTCTGTTGCGTTTCATCAGGCAGCCAATCTACTGCTAGAACGCTATGAAACGGTAAGACCGGCGTTAATGGTCGATTTGTCTGCTGAAGAAGTGGAACTGCTTGATGAACACGTTTCTTATGTTGACGCTAACCGTAATCATATAATGACAGACACGGCACATCAGAAAAAGCTTGAAACGGCAGCTGCCGATTTTGAAGCGCTATTCTTTGCTAAAAAGGATAATTCCGAGCCTTCGTTATTTTGGCTTATATTCTCGATTGGTGGAATAATTTCTTCAACATTAATTTACGTAGGATGGAGAAAATATAAGGGTGATCAAGAAGATTTGCGCGTTCCAGATAAACGCTGA
- a CDS encoding zinc metallopeptidase: MGGFLIYFAILLIVPIWAQMRVKSTYKKYSKVGNSTGKTGAEVAREILDQNGLYSVQVEPVRGMLSDHYDPRSKVVRLSEDNYYGSSIAGAAVAAHEVGHAIQDAEGYAFLRFRHALVPVANIGSNFSFFLILGGMLLSSMNMFLLGIIFMSVAVLFQFVTLPVEFNASSRAMDQIVSTGLIRNNEERGARKVLNAAALTYVAGALVALLELARFIFMFLGMNQDD, translated from the coding sequence ATGGGTGGATTCTTAATCTACTTCGCAATTTTGCTTATTGTTCCTATCTGGGCACAGATGAGAGTGAAAAGCACGTACAAGAAATATTCGAAAGTTGGAAACAGCACTGGGAAAACGGGTGCTGAAGTTGCAAGAGAGATTTTAGATCAAAATGGACTTTACAGCGTTCAGGTTGAACCTGTTAGAGGAATGCTTTCCGATCATTACGATCCTCGCAGTAAAGTAGTTCGATTATCTGAAGACAACTATTACGGAAGTTCGATTGCAGGTGCCGCTGTTGCAGCCCATGAAGTAGGGCATGCGATTCAAGATGCAGAAGGGTATGCGTTCTTAAGATTCAGACATGCCTTAGTTCCTGTTGCAAATATTGGTTCGAACTTTTCGTTTTTCTTAATACTCGGTGGTATGCTGTTAAGTTCAATGAACATGTTTCTTCTAGGGATCATTTTCATGTCAGTAGCAGTTCTGTTCCAATTCGTAACATTGCCTGTAGAATTTAATGCAAGCTCACGCGCGATGGACCAAATCGTCTCAACCGGATTAATTCGTAATAACGAAGAGCGCGGCGCACGTAAAGTGTTAAACGCTGCTGCATTAACTTATGTTGCAGGTGCTCTAGTAGCGTTACTGGAACTAGCACGTTTCATCTTCATGTTCTTAGGGATGAACCAAGACGACTAA
- a CDS encoding YitT family protein yields MKYPIKLKNILFILFGSAIFSFGIVHFNMANNLAEGGFTGITLILYFLFSIDPSYSNLALNIPLFFVGWRLLGKNAFIYTVIGTVAVSVFLFIFQRFTFVTIDLKEDMTLAALFAGVFIGVGLGIIFRFGGTTGGVDIIARLGHKFLGWSMGKTMFIFDFVVIAISLVYLDYKEAMYTLVAVFIGARVIDFMQEGAYAGKAVMIFSDKNTEIAADIIKELDRGATILNGKGSFTGNIREVLYCVIAKNEIVRIKQVIERVDPHAFVTVNDVHEVIGEGFTLDADKNPIGR; encoded by the coding sequence ATGAAATATCCAATCAAACTAAAAAATATTCTTTTTATCCTGTTTGGATCTGCTATCTTCTCGTTTGGAATTGTCCATTTTAACATGGCGAACAACTTAGCAGAAGGCGGTTTCACTGGGATCACTCTTATACTTTATTTTCTATTTTCTATTGACCCCTCATATTCTAACCTTGCATTAAACATTCCATTATTTTTTGTGGGATGGAGACTGCTCGGAAAGAATGCTTTTATCTACACGGTTATCGGAACGGTTGCCGTATCTGTATTTTTATTTATCTTCCAGCGTTTCACCTTCGTAACCATTGATCTTAAAGAAGATATGACGCTTGCTGCTCTTTTCGCAGGTGTATTTATCGGAGTCGGCCTGGGTATCATTTTTAGATTCGGTGGTACGACAGGCGGAGTTGATATTATCGCAAGGCTTGGTCATAAGTTCTTAGGCTGGAGCATGGGTAAGACGATGTTTATCTTTGACTTCGTAGTTATCGCGATCTCCCTTGTTTACTTAGATTACAAAGAAGCGATGTACACACTAGTTGCTGTATTTATCGGTGCACGCGTGATTGATTTTATGCAAGAAGGAGCTTATGCTGGTAAAGCGGTCATGATCTTCTCAGACAAAAATACGGAAATCGCAGCAGATATCATCAAAGAGTTAGACCGTGGTGCAACCATCTTAAACGGAAAAGGTTCCTTTACTGGCAATATCCGTGAAGTGCTGTACTGCGTAATCGCTAAGAATGAAATCGTTCGCATCAAGCAGGTTATTGAGCGTGTTGATCCACATGCTTTCGTTACGGTTAATGATGTACATGAAGTAATCGGCGAAGGTTTCACGCTCGATGCTGATAAAAATCCGATAGGCAGATAA
- a CDS encoding nucleotide pyrophosphohydrolase, with translation MANRTLKESQDVVDQYISQFKEGYFSPLAMLARLTEELGELAREVNHHYGEKPKKSTEDSKTVEEELGDMFFVLICLANSLNIDLDEALNTVMKKFETRDKDRWTRKEGEKDS, from the coding sequence ATGGCCAACCGTACCTTAAAAGAGAGTCAGGACGTTGTAGATCAATACATATCACAATTTAAAGAGGGCTATTTCAGTCCGTTAGCAATGCTTGCAAGATTAACAGAAGAATTGGGTGAGCTTGCTCGTGAAGTGAATCATCATTATGGTGAGAAACCAAAAAAATCCACAGAAGATAGTAAGACCGTTGAAGAAGAACTCGGCGATATGTTCTTTGTTTTAATTTGTCTTGCAAATTCATTAAATATAGATTTAGACGAAGCGCTGAATACGGTAATGAAGAAATTTGAAACGCGCGATAAAGACAGATGGACACGAAAAGAAGGAGAGAAAGATTCATGA
- the dapB gene encoding 4-hydroxy-tetrahydrodipicolinate reductase produces the protein MKKIKIILAGPRGKMGQEALKMIEETPQFELVAAVDSKNDGLQVKDLSGAPGSMDAPVYDDMENCIQAIEADVVVDLTRPDIGKKHLELALNHGVRTVIGTTGFTNDDLERLTKLAEEKSTGAIIAPNFAIGAILMMKFSKEAAKYLPDIEIIEKHHDQKLDAPSGTALKTAQLITEVRDEKRQGHPDEKEDLEGARGAELEGIRIHSVRLPGLVAHQEVIFGGVGQVLTIRHDSINRTSFMPGVRLAVESVMNIEGLVYGLENIME, from the coding sequence ATGAAAAAAATTAAAATTATTTTAGCTGGACCACGCGGGAAAATGGGACAAGAAGCATTAAAGATGATCGAGGAAACGCCTCAATTTGAACTAGTGGCAGCTGTAGACTCAAAAAATGATGGATTACAAGTAAAAGACTTATCAGGAGCTCCTGGGTCAATGGATGCTCCGGTTTATGATGATATGGAAAACTGTATACAAGCTATAGAGGCAGATGTAGTTGTAGATTTAACACGCCCGGACATCGGGAAGAAGCACCTTGAGCTGGCATTAAACCATGGAGTTCGTACAGTAATTGGAACAACTGGTTTTACAAACGATGATCTAGAACGTTTAACGAAGCTGGCTGAAGAAAAGAGTACGGGTGCCATAATCGCTCCAAACTTTGCGATTGGAGCGATTCTGATGATGAAGTTCTCTAAAGAAGCAGCAAAGTATCTGCCAGATATCGAGATCATTGAGAAGCATCATGATCAAAAGCTGGACGCCCCTTCAGGAACAGCCTTAAAAACAGCACAGCTTATTACTGAAGTACGTGACGAAAAAAGACAAGGTCATCCTGATGAAAAAGAAGATCTGGAAGGTGCACGAGGCGCTGAACTAGAAGGAATTAGGATTCATAGTGTAAGATTGCCAGGTCTAGTTGCACACCAAGAAGTCATTTTCGGGGGTGTTGGGCAAGTATTGACGATACGCCATGATTCGATAAACAGAACCTCTTTTATGCCTGGAGTCAGACTGGCTGTTGAAAGTGTAATGAACATAGAAGGCCTCGTATATGGCCTTGAAAATATTATGGAATAA
- the mgsA gene encoding methylglyoxal synthase encodes MKIALIAHDKKKNDMINFTVAYAPILKDHTLFATGTTGSKIQEATGLDIKRFQSGPLGGDQQIGALIAENDLDLVLFFRDPLTAQPHEPDVSALMRLCDVYQIPLATNVASAELFIRSLERGDLDWRKIIDERESEKK; translated from the coding sequence ATGAAAATAGCTCTTATTGCACACGATAAGAAGAAAAACGATATGATTAATTTTACCGTCGCTTATGCACCAATCTTAAAAGATCATACTTTGTTTGCAACAGGAACGACAGGCTCTAAGATTCAGGAAGCGACAGGACTCGATATTAAAAGGTTTCAATCAGGTCCATTAGGTGGGGATCAGCAGATCGGTGCATTAATTGCTGAAAATGATCTGGATCTTGTTCTCTTTTTTAGAGATCCGCTTACAGCACAGCCGCATGAACCAGATGTATCAGCATTAATGCGTTTATGTGATGTATATCAAATTCCACTAGCGACAAACGTTGCATCTGCAGAACTTTTTATTCGTTCGCTCGAACGTGGAGATCTTGACTGGCGAAAAATTATAGATGAAAGAGAGTCAGAGAAAAAATGA
- the bshB1 gene encoding bacillithiol biosynthesis deacetylase BshB1: MNVETWLAFGAHADDVEIGMGATIKQETKRGREVVICDLTEAELSSNGTVHIRKKEAKEAAELLGVTKRRNLQLPDRGLYLQHDYILKLVSVIREHKPQYVFAPYWIDRHPDHGNCARLVKEAVFSAGIKNVKDPGNLPAHKVSNIFYYLINSTEKPHLFVDVSSSYSSKIDALKAYPSQFIKTADSVDTPLTNGYIERVENRDKLFGIEAGAFYAEGFIPEQTYVTNNL, translated from the coding sequence ATGAACGTTGAAACCTGGCTTGCTTTTGGCGCACATGCTGATGACGTAGAAATCGGTATGGGAGCTACGATCAAGCAAGAAACAAAAAGAGGCCGTGAAGTAGTGATCTGTGATTTAACAGAAGCAGAACTATCATCCAATGGCACAGTTCATATCCGGAAAAAAGAAGCAAAAGAAGCAGCTGAACTTTTAGGTGTAACAAAAAGAAGGAACTTGCAGTTACCAGACCGCGGGCTTTATTTGCAGCATGATTATATTTTAAAACTGGTCTCTGTGATTCGCGAGCATAAACCTCAATATGTTTTTGCGCCGTATTGGATCGATCGTCATCCGGATCATGGAAACTGTGCTCGTCTTGTGAAGGAAGCTGTCTTTTCTGCTGGAATCAAAAATGTTAAAGATCCTGGAAATTTGCCAGCTCATAAAGTGAGTAATATCTTTTACTATTTAATTAATAGCACGGAAAAACCGCACCTGTTCGTAGATGTGAGCTCTTCGTATTCTTCCAAGATTGATGCGTTAAAAGCATATCCATCTCAGTTTATTAAAACAGCAGACAGCGTAGATACTCCGCTTACGAACGGGTATATCGAACGAGTGGAAAACCGTGACAAGCTCTTTGGAATTGAAGCTGGTGCATTTTATGCAGAAGGCTTCATACCAGAACAAACTTATGTAACCAACAATTTATAA